The following proteins are encoded in a genomic region of bacterium:
- a CDS encoding alpha/beta hydrolase: MVRFLLGVLGGLCFLAQPIVVFGETPQPNTSPSSWKKVDCPFDTKKALLPVTCGQLKVPENYDDPKGRSIEVAFMVISPERKIDPQNAVIFLSGGPGSPSLVHVETLVTVPAIREIVVDRDWVFFDQRGGGRSTPALRCPEEEDWFKRVKTCRDQFVKQGVDLSQYNSARISRDMEALRKALGVKQWNVWGASYGARLAFTVARYYPSSVRSVLVDGPYLPEDQEVVEDLHGAEVVLNKIFWKCTADADCASKYPQLRSRFLAALPKLRQQPLEVGKERFDDWRVTSFLQNSLYGGAVPTFEQRVQTVLAYADAAARGDGKLMVQIEEQMTKDTPAPPTLPDQGKWTTGQNLSIDCHEEKVFETVEEYEQAAAKSDIVRALFGQDGMHERFKACALWPAGQADPIENTRIYYDGPILAFTGELDPTLSGLAGYKIEMIYANARHVVFSNAGHVQFYIRTYNYSPEEYPYRRCALELGRQFLTDPQRSLDTSCATTRQLRLVK, translated from the coding sequence ATGGTGAGATTTCTACTAGGCGTTCTTGGAGGACTTTGCTTTCTCGCTCAACCAATCGTGGTTTTTGGCGAAACACCTCAGCCAAATACAAGCCCGTCTTCGTGGAAGAAGGTGGACTGCCCCTTCGATACGAAGAAAGCGCTGCTTCCGGTCACTTGCGGCCAACTGAAGGTGCCTGAAAATTACGATGATCCAAAAGGTCGATCCATAGAAGTTGCCTTCATGGTCATCAGCCCTGAGCGCAAGATAGATCCGCAAAACGCCGTCATTTTCCTGAGCGGAGGGCCCGGATCACCGAGCCTTGTACACGTAGAGACACTGGTCACAGTTCCAGCCATCCGTGAGATTGTTGTCGATCGGGACTGGGTGTTCTTTGACCAAAGAGGCGGCGGCCGATCCACTCCGGCACTCCGTTGCCCCGAAGAAGAAGATTGGTTTAAGAGGGTGAAGACTTGCAGAGACCAATTCGTAAAGCAAGGTGTGGATCTTTCTCAGTACAACAGTGCACGTATTTCCAGAGACATGGAAGCGCTCAGAAAAGCATTGGGCGTGAAGCAATGGAATGTTTGGGGAGCCTCCTACGGCGCCAGGCTCGCGTTCACCGTGGCGCGCTACTATCCCTCGAGCGTCCGGTCCGTACTTGTCGACGGTCCCTATTTGCCTGAAGACCAGGAGGTCGTCGAAGATCTTCATGGTGCAGAGGTCGTACTGAACAAAATATTCTGGAAATGCACGGCAGATGCGGACTGCGCGTCCAAGTATCCGCAACTGAGAAGCCGGTTCCTGGCCGCGCTTCCCAAGCTCCGGCAGCAGCCGTTAGAAGTGGGGAAGGAGCGGTTCGACGATTGGAGGGTGACGAGCTTCCTTCAAAACAGTTTATATGGCGGCGCCGTTCCGACTTTTGAACAACGCGTACAGACCGTGCTCGCTTACGCGGATGCCGCAGCTCGTGGCGACGGCAAGCTCATGGTTCAGATCGAGGAACAAATGACAAAGGACACGCCAGCGCCTCCGACCTTACCGGACCAGGGAAAGTGGACCACTGGACAGAACCTCTCGATCGATTGCCACGAAGAGAAGGTGTTCGAAACCGTGGAGGAATATGAGCAAGCGGCGGCCAAATCCGACATCGTCCGTGCTTTGTTCGGACAAGACGGCATGCATGAAAGATTCAAGGCGTGCGCGTTGTGGCCTGCGGGGCAAGCAGACCCGATCGAAAACACTCGCATATATTATGACGGACCGATCCTCGCTTTCACCGGGGAATTGGATCCAACCCTGTCAGGACTTGCAGGCTACAAGATCGAGATGATCTATGCCAACGCAAGGCACGTCGTCTTCAGCAATGCCGGGCACGTTCAGTTTTATATACGAACATATAATTATTCACCGGAAGAGTATCCGTACAGGCGGTGTGCCCTGGAATTAGGGCGCCAATTCCTTACCGATCCGCAGCGATCCCTGGATACAAGTTGCGCTACTACACGACAGTTGCGCTTGGTGAAATAA